A genomic region of Mesorhizobium sp. NZP2077 contains the following coding sequences:
- a CDS encoding AlpA family phage regulatory protein: protein MSEPDRIVRLKTVLARTGLSRSTIDRKIAEGTFPAQIKLSINGVGWRESDVNRWVGDPGAWRQERQV from the coding sequence ATGTCCGAGCCGGATCGTATTGTACGCCTCAAAACCGTCCTTGCCAGGACCGGCCTGTCCCGTTCAACCATCGATCGCAAGATCGCCGAAGGCACGTTCCCGGCTCAGATCAAGTTAAGCATCAACGGGGTGGGCTGGCGGGAATCCGATGTCAATCGATGGGTCGGCGATCCAGGTGCATGGCGACAAGAGCGTCAGGTCTGA
- a CDS encoding helix-turn-helix domain-containing protein → MARVALGWGTRDLARNAGVSPDTVARFERGEQLKGTTVAALRNTFEAAGVEFIPENGGGPGVRLSRNQT, encoded by the coding sequence ATGGCGCGTGTCGCCCTCGGTTGGGGGACGAGAGACTTGGCTCGGAATGCTGGAGTTTCACCTGATACCGTCGCCCGGTTTGAACGGGGAGAACAACTAAAGGGCACTACCGTCGCGGCACTTCGGAACACATTTGAGGCTGCCGGGGTCGAATTCATTCCAGAGAACGGCGGCGGCCCTGGTGTTCGTCTGTCTCGCAATCAGACCTGA
- the istA gene encoding IS21 family transposase has protein sequence MALLSVIRRWHFREQLSIREISRRTGLSRNTIRRYLRSDGVEPKFKVPVRPSKLDAFADRLSAWLKTEANRSRKQKRTVKQLHADLISLGYEGSYNRVAAFARDWRADRQRELQTSGRGTFIPLVFEPGEAFQFDWSEDWAIIGNERTKLQVAHTKLSYSRAFIVRAYLLQTHEMLFDAHNHAFRVFGGIPRRGIYDNMKTAVDRVGRGKERDVNVRFMAMASHYLFEPEFCNPASGWEKGQVEKNVQDARHRLWQPIPRFPSLDALNDWLEQRCRVLWQQTPHGRMRGTINDVWTEEVQSLMPTSRSFDGFVEYTKRVSPTCLIHLERNRYSVPASFANRPVSLRVYPDRVVVAAEGLIICEHRRIIDRSHDRPGQTVYDWRHYLAVVQRKPGALRNGAPFAELPDAFRSLQQHLLKKPGGDREMVDILALVLQHDEQAVLSAVEMALQGGVPTKTHVLNLLHRLVDGKSLTPPTIDAPQALTLTNEPKANVERYDALRKALEVRHAS, from the coding sequence ATGGCGTTATTGAGCGTGATCCGACGCTGGCATTTTCGAGAGCAATTATCGATCCGTGAGATCAGCCGCAGGACCGGCCTGTCGCGGAATACCATTCGCAGATATCTGCGTTCTGATGGCGTCGAGCCGAAGTTCAAGGTGCCGGTCCGGCCGAGCAAGCTCGATGCCTTTGCCGACCGATTGTCTGCCTGGCTGAAGACAGAAGCCAACAGGTCTCGCAAGCAGAAGCGAACCGTCAAGCAGCTGCACGCTGATCTGATCAGCCTTGGCTATGAGGGCTCATACAATCGGGTGGCGGCCTTTGCCCGGGATTGGAGAGCTGATCGGCAAAGGGAGTTGCAGACATCCGGCCGTGGGACCTTCATTCCCTTGGTGTTTGAGCCCGGCGAAGCGTTCCAGTTCGATTGGTCCGAAGACTGGGCAATCATCGGCAATGAGCGCACCAAGCTGCAGGTGGCCCATACGAAGCTGAGCTACAGCCGTGCCTTCATTGTTCGGGCTTACCTGCTGCAGACGCACGAGATGCTGTTTGACGCGCACAATCACGCTTTCCGTGTGTTTGGCGGCATTCCCCGGCGCGGCATCTACGACAACATGAAGACGGCGGTCGACAGGGTCGGACGAGGCAAGGAGCGCGACGTCAATGTCCGCTTCATGGCAATGGCCAGCCACTATCTGTTCGAACCCGAGTTCTGCAATCCCGCATCGGGTTGGGAGAAAGGACAAGTCGAGAAGAATGTTCAGGACGCACGTCACCGGCTTTGGCAGCCCATTCCACGCTTTCCCTCGCTGGATGCCCTGAACGACTGGCTTGAGCAGCGTTGCAGGGTGTTGTGGCAGCAGACGCCACATGGGCGAATGAGGGGGACCATCAATGACGTCTGGACCGAAGAAGTCCAGTCTCTGATGCCGACATCACGGTCCTTCGATGGGTTTGTCGAATACACCAAGCGGGTGTCTCCGACCTGCCTTATACATCTGGAGCGCAACCGCTACAGCGTGCCGGCGTCCTTTGCCAACCGGCCCGTGAGCCTGCGGGTCTATCCAGATCGTGTCGTGGTTGCCGCGGAAGGTTTGATCATCTGTGAGCATCGCCGCATCATCGATCGCTCACATGATCGGCCAGGACAGACGGTCTATGACTGGCGGCACTATCTGGCTGTTGTTCAGCGCAAACCAGGCGCCCTTCGCAACGGAGCACCTTTTGCCGAACTTCCCGATGCATTCAGATCTTTGCAGCAGCATTTGCTCAAGAAGCCCGGCGGCGATCGCGAGATGGTCGACATCCTGGCACTTGTCCTTCAGCACGACGAGCAGGCGGTGCTCTCCGCCGTGGAGATGGCATTGCAGGGCGGTGTTCCCACCAAGACCCATGT